The nucleotide sequence CATTGGGTCAAGCATTCAAGGAAGTTCTAGGCGATAAAAAGGGTATAAGGAGGTTTGCAAATACTATTATACCAATGGATGATGCGTTAGTATTAGTTGCAGTAGATATTTCAGGGAGAGGGGTTAGTAACGTTGAGTTTAAATTAAAAAGAAACACTATAGGGGATTTAGCTATAGAGAATATATATCATTTCTTCTCTAGTTTCTCTTATCATTCTGGAGTTAACCTTCACGTGATTCAGCTGAGGGGAAAGAACACGCATCATGTACTAGAAGCATCATTTAAAGGTTTGGGCATGTCATTATATGAGGCTAGTAGAATATTGTTCGAAGAAGTAAGGAGTCTCAAGGGAAGCCTATGACGTCCAAAAGGATTATTCCTTGTCTTGACGTGAAAGATGGAAGGGTAGTTAAAGGGGTAAATTTCCTTAACCTTGTAGATAAGGGAGATCCTGTTGAATTAGCTGCAAGATATGAAGAGGAAGGGGCTGACGAAATTGTATTCTTAGATATTACAGCGACAATTGAGGGAAGAAAGACCATGATGAATGTTGTTAAAGATACTGCCAGTGTTATCTCAATACCTTTGACGGTTGGAGGCGGAATTAGGAGTTTAGATGATGTGTCTAAGATACTTGGAAACGGTGCAGATAAGGTTAGTATAAATACAGCAGCTGTAGAGAATAAGGATTTAGTGTCAATATCTTCAGCTGAATTTGGTTCACAGGCGATAGTTGTAGCTATAGACGTGAAAAGAATAGGTAATGATTATTATGTATTTACTAGGTCAGGTAAATACAATACGGGTATAAACGCCATAAGTTGGGCTAAGGAAGTGGAAAAGTTAGGGGCGGGAGAAATATTACTTACTAGTATTGATAGGGATGGAACTAGAGAGGGATACGACATAGAAATCACGGAGTTAATATCTAAATCTGTAAATATACCTATAATTGCCAGTGGTGGTGCAGGGAAAATTGATGATTTTTTAGGCATTCTGAAAGTTGCCGATGCAGCTCTTGCTGCGGGCGTTTTTCATGACGGTGTTATCAGAATTATGGATTTGAAAAAGTATTTGGGTAAAAACGGGGTAGAGGTGAGAATGTGATCAAATATGAGATACCAAAATCTAGACCAAACGAATTTAGTAAAGTACTCCCTTTAGTCGAACAAATATTAAATCAAGTTAAGGAAAGAGGAGATAAAGCACTATTAGAGTTAGAGGAGAAGTACGATAAGGCTAAATTAGATTCCTTAGTCGAGAATAGAATAGATGAACTAGCAAGTAAAATACCGGAGGAATATAAGGCTGCCATAGACAGAATCTATGATCAGCTTGTTGAATTTCATAAGACAACTCTACCATATATGGTAGGGGGAGGATATAACGGAATAGAATTTGGTATACTTTGGAGAGCAATTGAGAAAGTTGGTATATATGTACCTGGAGGATTGAAGTCTTATCCCTCTACGTTGTTGATGGCTGCAATTCCTGCTAGAGTAGCAGGAGTTAGTGAAATTTATGTGGCAACCCCGCCAAATAGAATAGACTCTGTAATTGCATATATAGCTAAAAAACTAAAAATTAATGCGTTATATAGAATTGGTGGAGCTCAGGCAATAGCTGCACTAGCTTATGGAACTGAGAGTGTGAAAAAGGTAGATAAAATTGTAGGTCCGGGAAATATTTTTGTCCAAGCATCGAAGTTTTTGGTTAGCAAAGATGTGGCAATTGATGGAATAGAGGGACCAACTGAACTAGTTGTTATAGCAGATAGTTCAGCAGATTATAGGCATGTTATATTGGATATGAGAGCACAAGCGGAACATGGATCTACATCTTATATAATACTAGTTACCACTTCAGATTTCCTAATTGATAAAGTAAGAGAGGAATTAGATAAGGAGGAGTTTACGTATTATATTGTCAAGGTCAAGAGTATAGATGAAGCGATAGATGTGGCAAACGATATAGCGCCAGAACATTTGTCGTTGTTTGTAAATGATCCTAAATCTTATTTACATAAGATTAAGAATGCTGGTGCAATAAGTCTAGGTAAAACACCTCCAGCACTGATAGACTATGCAGCTGGTCCTGATCACATACTTCCGACAAATGCTTGGTCCAGGGTAAGAGGAGGTTTAACTGTTTATGACTTCTTGAAGCCCATTTCCTACGCCAATTCCGTAAATCCTGATAAGGAACTTGTAAATATGGCAAAGTTGATAGCTGAGTACGAGGGTTTCATATATCACTCTAAGAGCATAGGTGCTAGGTATGAGTGATAATGTCATAGATAAATTATATTCCATAATACTGGATCGTATGAAGACCATGAAGGAAGGTAGCTATACTGTTGAGCTAATTAAGAGGGGAAAGCATTATGTTGCCCAGAAAGTTGGAGAGGAGTCAACTGAGGCAATAATTGCTTCTCTAGTAGAGAGTCAGCAGAGATTTGTTGAAGAGGTCTCAGACTTAATATATCATCTTTTGGTTCTTATGGCTCTAGAGAACGTTACACCCCAAGATGTTTATAAAGAACTGGAAAGAAGGATGAAAAAATGAGGGCAGTAATAATCGATTATGGAGTTGGGAATTTATTTAGTATATACTCAGGGCTTAGGAGAGTTGGGTTTGAGGTGGAAATATCTAAAGAACCAAAGGGTAGTGAGGACTTAATTGTATTCCCTGGAGTAGGTTCCTTTAGTGCGGTATCTAAATATCTTGTCGCTAGGAAGGAGAAATTTGAGGTGCTCAGAAGTAATGGGACAGGGTTTTTGGGTATTTGTCTAGGCATGCAGATAATGTTTGAAGAAGGTACTGAAGGTGGTCTGAACAAAGGTTTAGGTTGGCTGAAAGGCAGAGTCGATAAGATAAATCATCCAAGAGTTAAGATTCCACATATTGGTTGGGATAAGGTTAATGTGATTAAGTATAATGAGCTGAGTGAGGGGATTGATGATCAATATGTGTACTATGCTCATAGTTATGTCGCTTATCCTACTGACAAAAGTGTGATTTTAAGTACTACCTCGTATGGTATAGACTATCCTGCCGTAGTTAATATCGGGAATATTGTTGGTACACAGTTTCATCCTGAAAAAAGCAGTCTAGTTGGAAGGAAGTTTTTAACGAATGTATACAGGTGGTTAAGAAAGTGATGAAGTTAAGTGAGGAGCAAGCTAAAAAGATAGTTGATAAACTTTGGTTTAGACATACTGACTCCACAGTAATTGCCGTGCTCCAAAATGTTAATACCAAGGAAGTTTTGATGGTAGGTAGTATGAACAAGGACGCTGTGATAAAAACTTTGACTACAGGTTATGTGCATTTTTGGTCTATAAGTAAGAAGAAACTTTGGTTGAAAGGAGAAACTAGTCATAATTATCAAATAGTGGAGGATGTGAAAGTAGATTGTGATGGAGACGCTTTAGTAGTGTTGGTTAATCCTCAAGGTTCAACATGTCATACAGGAAATAGAAGCTGTTTTTATAGAGATTTATCAGAATTCGGTAGATAGTAGAAAAGCGTTAATATTTGTTCATCATATATTTTTAATTGGTTGAAGATATGAGTTCGATAAATAAAGAGGAATGGAAGGCTAAAATAATGGAGGCATTAACACAAGTTTATGATCCAGAAATTCCAGTGGATATAGTTAACTTAGGTTTAATTTATGAGTTGAGAATTAATGATGATGGGGAGATTTACATAAGGCTTGGTCTTACAGCTCCTGGTTGCCCAGTTATCGATGACTTAATTTACACGGTAGAGCAAGTAGTGAAAGAAACCGTGCCTGCAAAGAGCGTTGAAGTCGATATTGACTTTGATACACAGTGGACTCCATTTAAGATGACAGCTGAAGGTAGAGAGAGGTTCAAAAAGCTGTACGGTTATGATATTGTAGAGATGTGGATTCAAACTTATGGTTTACCTGACTCTCAACAAGAGTCTCAGCAAGAGCGGAATGCATAAATCCTTTCTAATCATTTGATTAAATGTGTCTTGGAGTATATTAGAGCTAATAAGAAACAATCCAGAAGTTTTGAAGGAAAATCTAAAGAGAAGATTTATTGATACATCTACTGTAGATAAGGCAGTAGAACTGGATAAAAAATGGAGACAGACTCTTCAGGAAGTCGAGAGATTAAGACATGAGCATAATTTAATTAGTTCTCAAATTCCTAAAGCTCCAAAAGAGCAAAAAAGTGAATTAATAAATAAGGCTAAGGAACTACTAAAGACCTTAGAGGATAAGGAGAAAGAATTGCAGAAGATAGAAGAGGAAAGGGAGAATTTGTTGTTATCTCTTCCTAATCTTGTACACGATTCCGTTCCAATAGGTCCAGATGAGAGTTATAGTGTTCCTATAAGATTCTGGGGTAAGTTTAAAGTATACAAGGATGACGTTAATGAATTCCTAAAGCAGACAAACGGGCATAAGGTTGACTACGAGGTAATAAATTGGAAACCCGTAGGACATGCAGATATGCTGGAGAATGTTTTACGGCTAGGTGATACGAAGAAAGCAGGGGAAGTCGCAGCGTCGCGTTTCTACTATCTCTTTAACGATATAGTATGGTTAGATCTAGCCTTATTACTTTACGCTATTGATACAATAACTTCAAGGGGGTATACTCTTGTTTTACCACCTTATATGCTTAGAGGAGAGGTAATTAAGAGTGTTATAGATCTTGATACGTTTAAGGACGCTATATACAAGATTGAGGGAGAGGATCTATATTTAATAGCTACTGCCGAACACTCCATAGCAGCTCTATACTATAAGGAGGAGATACCAAAGGAGGAATTGCCCCTCAAGTTAGTTGGTGTGAGCCCTGCATTCAGGAAAGAGGCTGGTGCCGCAAATAAGGATTTAAAAGGTATATTCAGAGTACATCAATTTCATAAGGTTGAGCAATTTATCTTCTCCTCTCCTGAGGATAGCTGGAAATATCATGAAGAAATGATTGAAAATGCAGAGGAGATATTCCGAGGTCTTGGTTTACCGTATAGAGTAATAAATATAGCATCTGGTGATTTAGGTGCTCCTGCGGCTAAAAAATACGATCTTGAGGTGTGGATGCCGGCACAAGCTAAGTTTAGAGAGATGGTCAGTTGTAGTAATTGTCTCGACTGGCAGGCTTATAGGATGAGAATTAGATATGTGGAAAAGAACAATAAGAAAGGATATCTGCATACTTTAAACAGTACGGCAATAGCTAGCACTAGGGCTATAACAGCTATACTTGAGAATTTCCAAAAGGAAGACGGTGTTGTAGAAGTACCAAAAGTTTTGAGGAAATATTTAGAAACGTTTAGTGGTGCTCCAAAGGAATATATATATCCAAAGAAAAAGCCTAATACTACTTCTTAAGGTACTTTCCTAGATTAGCCTCTATTTTTCTCATTTGCCTCTTTGCTATTCTTAAGAATAGCTTAAGAGCCATCCTCACTGGGTAGTATAATGGTCCCTTCATGTAGAATCTGTTCATAATATCTTCTCCCCAATACACATCATGCCAAAAGACCTTTCTGTATAACTCTATATGTGCCTCTGTTAGTTTTATTCTAGTAAACCAGTCCTTATTTTTGAAATATCCCATTGGAACGAAGAACATTGGGACAAGTATACTTCTGTATGAACGCAAATTATCCACTAACTCTATGGTTTTATAAACATCATCTTCGGTTTCTTCTGGTAAGCCCACTATCATCGTGCCAGCTGGTATAATTCTATTTTCATGCATAATTTTGAAAGCCTGTTCAACAGTCTCAGGGTATTCCTCTATTTTGAATGGAGCTGATTTTGCTGGCATTATTTCTTTAGCTAACCTTGATGAACCAGTCTCAATCCCGACCTCTACACCTAAATATTTCTGGCTCTCGTTGTCATAAATAATCTCTGACAATTTACTTATAAGACCATACTTCTCTTCTGAATATCTTATGGCTGCTAAGCTTGCGTGGCTCCATGCTATGGTTTTATAGTATTTTTTCACCAATTTATGCAATTTAATAAGTGGTTCAGGTCTAGGAAATATTCCTGTAGCCCCATAGAATAATACGTCATCGCTGTGTATTACTCCATGCCTTACTCCGTTCTTAACATTAACTAGTAATTCTTTTTCTATTTTATCTAAAGGATAATATCTAGTTGGTCTTAATGTTACTGAGCAGAACCTGCATGATCGTGCACATCCTCTCATTATCTCAATGAGTCCATTGACACTAGCTCCTTTAATTTCTGAAATTTCGTCGACTGATGGTGCCTCATCTGCACCAATGTATACATATTTAGGTAATGGTTCATTATCCATTATCATTTGTGCTAGTTTTACGATGAATCTATCAGCCTCACCATCTACTAATGTGTCTATTTGAACATCTTGTATCATATCTTCTCTCCACAACCACTGCCATACTGAAGGTCCTCCGGCGATAATTTTCATTCCTCTTTCTTTTGCTTTCTTTATTTCAGGTCTTCTTATGAGTTCCTGGAAACTCTTGTAATTGATTGGTTCTTTCTTTGTGATCCCCCACCATGTAGATGATGGTGGTCCGAATGCAAAATAGTCGTGATGGGAGACCATTAGTGCCTTTGCAGTTTCCAAATATTTATTCAGATGATCAGGATCTATAACTGCAGCTTTGAACCCTGCATCTATTAATGAAGCCTCTACTTTTCTTAACCCATAGGGTGCCTGGACTGGTCTCCCCAAATCATCTGTTTTCATTTTTGGGCATGCTAACCACTTCCATACACTTTCTGGAACACCTACTGCAGGACCAGTGCCTAGGAATCCTAGGAACTCTTTGCCATGATGGTTGGTCATTAGACACCGATCAGTGGTCAAAATAAAATCGTACTTCTCTTCGGTCAAGAAATCACCTTAACTTAATTGTATGTTCTTTTCATTTATAAAGATGATTTAGATAAGGCTTAATATTTTACCTGTAATTTTTCTTACATCTTGAGGCAAATCTTCTCTCTTTTCTACATTTTTAGCATCGGTTGTATTTTCTTTCCATTCTTCATTATTAAGTAGCTTTGCACTAGTAAGACTCTGAAATATTATGATTTTTTCTCCCTTTTCATTTCTTGCTTCTTCTATAAGTAACTCTTGTCCTCTTACTTTCATGCTATATTTTGATTCAACGTTTGATATTTTCATGGCTATTTAGTATGATGGTTAAAAGTAACCATTAAAGCTTTTTGTGGGAATTTACCAAGAAAACGTGTACATTACAAATCGTTCTACAAGAATAATGATAACTGCCTATAAATTTGAGGATTATAAATTAATTTTACTCCTCTTCTTGTGATTCTTCTAACTCTTCTCTCAGTAGATCTAATCCAACTTCCTTATAGTATTCCTCTCTCTCATGGGCTAACTGATCTTCAGATAATTTGATCTCCCCCTTGTCGCTAACTAGAGATGTTGTGAGTACTTTAGCGGTCTTACCCTTATTCTCTTTTACACTATACTGCTTTTTCTCCTTGTCCGTCATCTCCCTCTCAAACTTACATTTAGTGCACCTTAGAATATCCTTGTTATCTTTCTTAGCCGGCACCATTAGTCCGCCACATTTAGGACAGAATTGCATTCAAAAATCACCATATATTGATGTAAAGCCTTAAAGATATATATAAGGGTTTTGCTTAATAAAAACTTATATAATTTTTATTCTAGGATCTTCCTTTACCACATTTAATACTATACTGGTGTATGTCCTTTCTATCTTAGGATTTTTAAGAAGCGACTTAATAAAGGTATCTAGATCTTCTATACTCCTAAATTTAGCAATAAGCATGACATCATATTCACCTACCACATCGTATACTGCTACTACGTTATCTAGGTTAGATACCTCTTTTTCGAACTCAAGAATGTGTTTACCATCTACCTTGATCATTAATATGCTTGTGACAGGATAACCTAACTTTGAATAATCTATTAGTGCAGTAAATCCTTTGACTACTCCTTCTTGGACTAGCCTCATAAGTCTATTATGTAGTGTTGCAGGGGAAACGTTCATTTCTTCTGCTAATCTTCTGAGACTTATTCTAGAATCTTTAAGTAATTCTATTAAAAGTTTTTTATCTATTGCGTCTATTTCTATCTTTTTTCTATCTGACATATATTTCTACATTATAAATATATGGACCTGTTAAAAAATTTTTATCTTAATAAGGATTCTTCATTTAAAGTTTAGTTGTGATATACCGGATAGTATAAGTTGAACGCCAAATGCTGCAATTATAATTGCAGTAAATCTTCCTGCCGCAACTGTACCAGTCTGTCCTAGGATTTTCACTAGATAAGGTCCACTCAATAACGAGAGATAGACTAATAGGGTTACTATTCCACTGCTTATCACTAATTCTAGTGGATTATAATCCACTGATAAACTTATGAGCGCAGTCATAGTACCTGGTCCAACTAGTAAGGGAGTAGCTATTGGAGTTACTATTGCCTCTCTGAGACTTCTTATGAATCTTAACTGCTGAAATCCACCCATAGTGTCAATTCCTAGATATACCAATAGCACTCCTCCTGCAATTTGTAGTGCTTGTGCCGAAAGTCCCAAGAAGTCTAATAAGGGTCTACCAATTAAGGAAAACAATGTCAGTAGAATTAGGATTGCG is from Sulfolobus acidocaldarius DSM 639 and encodes:
- the hisBd gene encoding imidazoleglycerol-phosphate dehydratase is translated as MSRSISKLRETKETKVEIFLDIDNKGEIEVSTPVNFFNHMLYTLLYYMNSTAKVNVVDRQNYDDHHVVEDTAITLGQAFKEVLGDKKGIRRFANTIIPMDDALVLVAVDISGRGVSNVEFKLKRNTIGDLAIENIYHFFSSFSYHSGVNLHVIQLRGKNTHHVLEASFKGLGMSLYEASRILFEEVRSLKGSL
- the hisF gene encoding imidazole glycerol phosphate synthase subunit HisF, which produces MTSKRIIPCLDVKDGRVVKGVNFLNLVDKGDPVELAARYEEEGADEIVFLDITATIEGRKTMMNVVKDTASVISIPLTVGGGIRSLDDVSKILGNGADKVSINTAAVENKDLVSISSAEFGSQAIVVAIDVKRIGNDYYVFTRSGKYNTGINAISWAKEVEKLGAGEILLTSIDRDGTREGYDIEITELISKSVNIPIIASGGAGKIDDFLGILKVADAALAAGVFHDGVIRIMDLKKYLGKNGVEVRM
- the hisD gene encoding histidinol dehydrogenase — translated: MIKYEIPKSRPNEFSKVLPLVEQILNQVKERGDKALLELEEKYDKAKLDSLVENRIDELASKIPEEYKAAIDRIYDQLVEFHKTTLPYMVGGGYNGIEFGILWRAIEKVGIYVPGGLKSYPSTLLMAAIPARVAGVSEIYVATPPNRIDSVIAYIAKKLKINALYRIGGAQAIAALAYGTESVKKVDKIVGPGNIFVQASKFLVSKDVAIDGIEGPTELVVIADSSADYRHVILDMRAQAEHGSTSYIILVTTSDFLIDKVREELDKEEFTYYIVKVKSIDEAIDVANDIAPEHLSLFVNDPKSYLHKIKNAGAISLGKTPPALIDYAAGPDHILPTNAWSRVRGGLTVYDFLKPISYANSVNPDKELVNMAKLIAEYEGFIYHSKSIGARYE
- the hisE gene encoding phosphoribosyl-ATP diphosphatase — encoded protein: MSDNVIDKLYSIILDRMKTMKEGSYTVELIKRGKHYVAQKVGEESTEAIIASLVESQQRFVEEVSDLIYHLLVLMALENVTPQDVYKELERRMKK
- the hisH gene encoding imidazole glycerol phosphate synthase subunit HisH; translation: MRAVIIDYGVGNLFSIYSGLRRVGFEVEISKEPKGSEDLIVFPGVGSFSAVSKYLVARKEKFEVLRSNGTGFLGICLGMQIMFEEGTEGGLNKGLGWLKGRVDKINHPRVKIPHIGWDKVNVIKYNELSEGIDDQYVYYAHSYVAYPTDKSVILSTTSYGIDYPAVVNIGNIVGTQFHPEKSSLVGRKFLTNVYRWLRK
- the hisI gene encoding phosphoribosyl-AMP cyclohydrolase; the protein is MKLSEEQAKKIVDKLWFRHTDSTVIAVLQNVNTKEVLMVGSMNKDAVIKTLTTGYVHFWSISKKKLWLKGETSHNYQIVEDVKVDCDGDALVVLVNPQGSTCHTGNRSCFYRDLSEFGR
- a CDS encoding metal-sulfur cluster assembly factor, which gives rise to MSSINKEEWKAKIMEALTQVYDPEIPVDIVNLGLIYELRINDDGEIYIRLGLTAPGCPVIDDLIYTVEQVVKETVPAKSVEVDIDFDTQWTPFKMTAEGRERFKKLYGYDIVEMWIQTYGLPDSQQESQQERNA
- the serS gene encoding serine--tRNA ligase — its product is MSWSILELIRNNPEVLKENLKRRFIDTSTVDKAVELDKKWRQTLQEVERLRHEHNLISSQIPKAPKEQKSELINKAKELLKTLEDKEKELQKIEEERENLLLSLPNLVHDSVPIGPDESYSVPIRFWGKFKVYKDDVNEFLKQTNGHKVDYEVINWKPVGHADMLENVLRLGDTKKAGEVAASRFYYLFNDIVWLDLALLLYAIDTITSRGYTLVLPPYMLRGEVIKSVIDLDTFKDAIYKIEGEDLYLIATAEHSIAALYYKEEIPKEELPLKLVGVSPAFRKEAGAANKDLKGIFRVHQFHKVEQFIFSSPEDSWKYHEEMIENAEEIFRGLGLPYRVINIASGDLGAPAAKKYDLEVWMPAQAKFREMVSCSNCLDWQAYRMRIRYVEKNNKKGYLHTLNSTAIASTRAITAILENFQKEDGVVEVPKVLRKYLETFSGAPKEYIYPKKKPNTTS
- a CDS encoding B12-binding domain-containing radical SAM protein; translation: MTNHHGKEFLGFLGTGPAVGVPESVWKWLACPKMKTDDLGRPVQAPYGLRKVEASLIDAGFKAAVIDPDHLNKYLETAKALMVSHHDYFAFGPPSSTWWGITKKEPINYKSFQELIRRPEIKKAKERGMKIIAGGPSVWQWLWREDMIQDVQIDTLVDGEADRFIVKLAQMIMDNEPLPKYVYIGADEAPSVDEISEIKGASVNGLIEIMRGCARSCRFCSVTLRPTRYYPLDKIEKELLVNVKNGVRHGVIHSDDVLFYGATGIFPRPEPLIKLHKLVKKYYKTIAWSHASLAAIRYSEEKYGLISKLSEIIYDNESQKYLGVEVGIETGSSRLAKEIMPAKSAPFKIEEYPETVEQAFKIMHENRIIPAGTMIVGLPEETEDDVYKTIELVDNLRSYRSILVPMFFVPMGYFKNKDWFTRIKLTEAHIELYRKVFWHDVYWGEDIMNRFYMKGPLYYPVRMALKLFLRIAKRQMRKIEANLGKYLKK
- a CDS encoding DNA-directed RNA polymerase subunit M; this translates as MQFCPKCGGLMVPAKKDNKDILRCTKCKFEREMTDKEKKQYSVKENKGKTAKVLTTSLVSDKGEIKLSEDQLAHEREEYYKEVGLDLLREELEESQEEE
- a CDS encoding Lrp/AsnC family transcriptional regulator, which gives rise to MSDRKKIEIDAIDKKLLIELLKDSRISLRRLAEEMNVSPATLHNRLMRLVQEGVVKGFTALIDYSKLGYPVTSILMIKVDGKHILEFEKEVSNLDNVVAVYDVVGEYDVMLIAKFRSIEDLDTFIKSLLKNPKIERTYTSIVLNVVKEDPRIKII
- a CDS encoding MarC family protein; the encoded protein is MSENLAITIATIVVKLFAIIDPFSVLPFLLAIYEEANRDSQEKVSWNYMINKITIAILILLTLFSLIGRPLLDFLGLSAQALQIAGGVLLVYLGIDTMGGFQQLRFIRSLREAIVTPIATPLLVGPGTMTALISLSVDYNPLELVISSGIVTLLVYLSLLSGPYLVKILGQTGTVAAGRFTAIIIAAFGVQLILSGISQLNFK